Proteins found in one Pantanalinema sp. genomic segment:
- the ndhC gene encoding NADH-quinone oxidoreductase subunit A, which translates to MDSRACTLCRLPKDWKLMLDFNVTFAIAVVLALAIIVPVAMLAIHALLGRARVTTVAKGETYEAGIAPKSVIGTPRSRFSVKFYLIAILFIIFDVEAVFLYPWAVNFQKLGLFGFVEMLIFLSVLFTGFVYILKRGALKWEE; encoded by the coding sequence ATGGATTCACGCGCCTGCACACTTTGCCGCCTCCCGAAGGACTGGAAACTTATGCTGGACTTCAACGTTACATTCGCGATCGCCGTCGTGCTCGCGCTGGCCATCATCGTGCCGGTTGCGATGCTCGCGATCCACGCGCTGCTCGGTCGTGCGCGCGTCACGACAGTCGCCAAGGGCGAGACCTACGAGGCGGGCATCGCGCCCAAGTCGGTGATCGGCACGCCCCGCTCGCGATTCTCGGTCAAGTTCTACCTGATCGCCATCCTCTTCATCATCTTCGATGTGGAAGCGGTCTTCCTCTATCCCTGGGCGGTCAACTTCCAGAAGCTGGGCCTGTTCGGCTTCGTGGAGATGCTGATCTTCCTGTCCGTGCTGTTCACGGGCTTCGTTTACATCCTGAAGAGAGGAGCACTCAAATGGGAGGAGTAG
- a CDS encoding NADH-quinone oxidoreductase subunit B family protein, with amino-acid sequence MGGVESLLGEDVIVTRLDAVLNWGRKYSLWPMTFGTACCAIEFMGTVSSVFDIARFGAEVIRFSPRQADLLLVAGTITYKQAPVLKQIYDQMPDPKWVISMGACASSGGFYDNYCTVQGIDELIPVDVYVAGCPPRPEAVLDAIIKIQEGVVSKETIARPKPVLLQP; translated from the coding sequence ATGGGAGGAGTAGAGTCCCTGCTCGGCGAGGACGTCATCGTCACCCGCCTCGATGCGGTTCTCAACTGGGGGCGCAAGTACAGCCTGTGGCCGATGACCTTCGGCACGGCGTGCTGCGCGATCGAGTTCATGGGGACGGTCAGCTCCGTGTTCGACATCGCGCGCTTCGGCGCCGAGGTCATTCGCTTCAGCCCCCGCCAGGCGGACCTGTTGCTCGTCGCGGGCACCATCACCTACAAGCAGGCTCCGGTCCTCAAGCAGATCTACGACCAGATGCCCGACCCCAAGTGGGTCATCTCGATGGGGGCCTGCGCCAGCTCGGGCGGCTTCTACGACAACTACTGCACGGTGCAGGGCATCGACGAGCTGATCCCCGTCGACGTTTACGTCGCGGGCTGCCCTCCGCGTCCCGAGGCCGTCCTCGATGCGATCATCAAGATCCAGGAGGGCGTCGTCAGCAAGGAGACGATCGCCAGGCCCAAGCCGGTCCTGCTGCAGCCCTAG
- a CDS encoding NADH-quinone oxidoreductase subunit C: MEQTLSITLSKLQEKFKKEIVAVSSWRADDCVVIRKEALVAVAAFLRDDPELDYNMLVDIGAVDYLNHPKPQPERFAVAYHFLSLKFKHRVRVKVFAGLKDPEIDTLCGMWKAANWMEREVFDQYGLKFKGHPNLKRILNHAEFVGHPLRKDYPIRKRQVLTESDTLMDEMQKRLEAKGLTTGR; this comes from the coding sequence ATGGAACAGACCCTCTCGATCACCCTCAGCAAGCTCCAGGAGAAGTTCAAGAAAGAGATCGTCGCCGTCTCCTCGTGGCGCGCAGACGACTGCGTCGTCATCCGCAAGGAGGCCCTGGTGGCCGTCGCCGCCTTCCTGCGCGACGATCCCGAGCTCGACTACAACATGCTGGTGGACATCGGCGCGGTGGACTACCTCAACCACCCCAAGCCCCAGCCCGAGCGCTTCGCGGTCGCCTACCACTTCCTCTCGCTGAAGTTCAAGCACCGGGTCCGGGTCAAGGTCTTCGCGGGTCTCAAGGACCCCGAGATCGACACCCTGTGCGGCATGTGGAAGGCCGCCAACTGGATGGAGCGCGAGGTCTTCGACCAGTACGGCCTCAAGTTCAAGGGCCACCCCAACCTCAAGCGCATCCTCAACCACGCCGAGTTCGTCGGGCACCCGCTGCGCAAGGACTACCCGATCCGCAAGCGCCAGGTGCTGACCGAGAGCGATACCCTCATGGACGAGATGCAGAAGCGTCTCGAAGCCAAGGGTCTCACGACAGGACGGTAA
- the nuoD gene encoding NADH dehydrogenase (quinone) subunit D: protein MSIPSSKILETPLDLQSEQEFYKELHTELMFLNLGPSHPAAHGTLRTFVALDGETIKAAVAEIGYLHRGFEKTVEQRTWNQVIPYTDRLNYCSAALNNFAFCKVAERMLDIEITPRAAALRVIVGELMRIIDHLIAIGTNILDMGALTNFWYTFNQREKVYDIMDKLCGARLTNSYGRIGGLYRDAYHGFEEDVLAVLKDCEDGVNQVGKLVRKNKIFIDRTKDVCIVSPEMAISYGFTGPTLRASGVDWDLRRDTPYWGYDQYDFEVPVGTTGDTWDRVLVRFYEVEQSARIIRQAIKTLPKGPITVDDKRIALPGKSDTYQNIEGLINHFKLIFEGVRVPEGEVYDAIEAANGELGFYITSDGSGFPYRVRVRPPCFMNFAAFPEMIEGSMIADAMATLGSINIIAGELDR from the coding sequence ATGTCCATTCCCTCCTCCAAGATCCTCGAGACCCCGCTCGACCTCCAGAGCGAGCAGGAGTTCTACAAGGAGCTCCACACCGAGCTGATGTTCCTCAACCTCGGTCCCTCGCACCCGGCGGCGCACGGCACCCTGCGCACCTTCGTGGCCCTGGACGGTGAGACCATCAAGGCGGCCGTCGCCGAGATCGGCTACCTGCACCGCGGCTTCGAGAAGACCGTCGAGCAGCGCACCTGGAACCAGGTCATCCCCTACACCGACCGCCTGAACTACTGCTCGGCCGCGCTCAACAACTTCGCCTTCTGCAAGGTGGCCGAGCGCATGCTCGACATCGAGATCACCCCGCGCGCCGCGGCGCTTCGGGTCATCGTCGGCGAGCTGATGCGCATCATCGACCACCTGATCGCGATCGGCACCAACATCCTCGACATGGGGGCGCTGACCAACTTCTGGTACACCTTCAACCAGCGCGAGAAGGTGTACGACATCATGGACAAGCTGTGCGGCGCGCGCCTGACCAACTCCTACGGCCGGATCGGCGGCCTCTACCGCGACGCCTACCACGGCTTCGAGGAGGACGTGCTCGCGGTCCTGAAGGACTGCGAGGACGGCGTCAACCAGGTCGGCAAGCTGGTGCGCAAGAACAAGATCTTCATCGACCGCACCAAGGACGTCTGCATCGTCAGCCCCGAGATGGCGATCTCCTACGGCTTCACCGGCCCAACCCTTCGCGCCTCGGGCGTCGACTGGGACCTGCGCCGGGACACCCCCTACTGGGGCTACGACCAGTACGACTTCGAGGTCCCCGTCGGCACCACCGGCGACACCTGGGACCGCGTGCTCGTGCGCTTCTACGAGGTCGAGCAGAGCGCCAGGATCATCCGCCAGGCGATCAAGACCCTTCCCAAGGGCCCGATCACCGTGGACGACAAGCGGATCGCCCTGCCCGGCAAGTCGGACACCTACCAGAACATCGAAGGCCTGATCAACCACTTCAAGCTGATCTTCGAGGGGGTCCGGGTGCCCGAGGGCGAGGTCTACGACGCCATCGAGGCCGCCAACGGCGAGCTGGGCTTCTACATCACCTCGGACGGCTCGGGCTTCCCCTACCGCGTCCGGGTGCGTCCGCCCTGCTTCATGAACTTCGCGGCCTTCCCCGAGATGATCGAGGGGTCCATGATCGCGGATGCCATGGCCACCCTCGGCTCCATCAACATCATCGCCGGCGAGCTCGATCGCTAG
- a CDS encoding NAD(P)H-dependent oxidoreductase subunit E, with amino-acid sequence MFAFTEENERKFEEILSRFPAENRMAATLPTLWLAQEQHGWLPPEVLKYVAERVGVTPAHVLGVATFYTMYLTKKPGEHLLEVCTSVSCCLTGGRETLKLLCDKLEVLPGETTSDGKFTVRAAECLGSCDTSPMMQVDNDVFVENLTPEKLDALIDELKGQPWGTRTKLASFCAAGNRRS; translated from the coding sequence ATGTTTGCGTTCACCGAAGAAAACGAGCGGAAGTTCGAGGAGATCCTCTCCCGCTTCCCCGCCGAGAACCGGATGGCCGCCACCCTGCCGACCCTGTGGCTCGCCCAGGAGCAGCACGGCTGGTTGCCGCCCGAGGTCCTCAAGTACGTCGCCGAGCGCGTGGGCGTGACCCCCGCGCACGTGCTGGGCGTGGCGACCTTCTACACCATGTACCTGACCAAGAAGCCCGGCGAGCACCTGCTCGAGGTCTGCACGTCGGTCTCGTGCTGCCTCACGGGCGGCCGCGAGACCCTCAAGCTGCTCTGCGACAAGCTCGAGGTCCTGCCCGGCGAGACCACCTCGGACGGCAAGTTCACGGTGCGCGCGGCCGAGTGCCTCGGCTCGTGCGACACCAGCCCCATGATGCAGGTCGACAACGACGTCTTCGTCGAGAACCTGACCCCCGAGAAGCTCGACGCCCTGATCGACGAGCTCAAGGGCCAGCCCTGGGGCACCCGCACCAAGCTTGCGAGCTTCTGCGCCGCCGGCAACAGGAGGAGCTAG
- the nuoF gene encoding NADH-quinone oxidoreductase subunit NuoF: MAFQPVVSRHFDIPNASDISVYEQHGGYQAARKALAMEPSALIDEVKTSGLRGRGGAGFPAGMKWSFIPKDNPKPKYLVVNSDESEPGTFKDRKILERDPHSLIEGCIISSFAIGAHTAYIYIRGEFNQQRLNVDDAIKQAYEKGYLGDNVMGTGYKLDVYTHRGAGAYICGEETALLESLEGKKGQPRLKPPFPATHGAFASPTVVNNVETIATVPWIITHGGATYASMGTEKAKGTRLMSVSGHINKPGVYEIEMGLPFKDFLANHLGGVWKGRGLKAVIPGGSSCPILTADEAMGVTLDPEAIAALGSMAGSGGMMVIDDQTDMVDLLEDLLHFYAHESCGQCTPCREGTDWLFKIVQRINAGMGTQEELDSILDIADNMEGKTICALAAAATMPTRSYIKKFRGEFEAKFKRSQSPVGTVATV; encoded by the coding sequence ATGGCGTTCCAACCCGTCGTTTCCCGTCACTTCGACATCCCCAACGCCAGCGACATCTCGGTCTACGAGCAGCACGGCGGCTACCAGGCGGCCCGTAAGGCCCTCGCCATGGAGCCCAGCGCCCTGATCGACGAGGTCAAGACCTCCGGGCTGCGCGGCCGCGGCGGCGCGGGCTTCCCCGCGGGAATGAAGTGGAGCTTCATCCCCAAGGACAACCCCAAGCCCAAGTACCTGGTCGTCAACTCGGACGAGTCCGAGCCCGGCACCTTCAAGGACCGCAAGATCCTCGAGCGCGACCCGCACTCGCTGATCGAGGGCTGCATCATCTCGAGCTTCGCCATCGGGGCGCACACCGCCTACATCTACATCCGCGGCGAGTTCAACCAGCAGCGCCTCAACGTCGACGACGCCATCAAGCAGGCCTACGAGAAGGGCTACCTGGGCGACAACGTGATGGGCACCGGCTACAAGCTGGACGTCTACACCCACCGCGGCGCCGGCGCCTACATCTGCGGCGAGGAGACCGCCCTCTTGGAGTCCCTCGAGGGCAAGAAGGGCCAGCCCCGCCTGAAGCCCCCCTTCCCCGCGACCCACGGCGCCTTCGCGTCCCCCACGGTGGTCAACAACGTCGAGACCATCGCGACCGTGCCCTGGATCATCACCCACGGCGGGGCGACCTACGCCAGCATGGGCACCGAGAAGGCCAAGGGCACCCGCCTCATGTCGGTCTCGGGCCACATCAACAAGCCGGGCGTCTACGAGATCGAGATGGGCCTGCCCTTCAAGGACTTCCTCGCGAACCACCTGGGCGGCGTCTGGAAGGGCCGCGGCCTCAAGGCCGTCATCCCCGGCGGCTCGAGCTGCCCGATCCTCACCGCCGACGAGGCCATGGGCGTGACCCTCGACCCCGAGGCGATCGCGGCCCTCGGCTCCATGGCGGGCTCCGGCGGCATGATGGTCATCGACGACCAGACCGACATGGTGGACCTGCTCGAGGACCTCCTGCACTTCTACGCGCACGAGTCCTGCGGCCAGTGCACGCCGTGCCGGGAGGGCACCGACTGGCTCTTCAAGATCGTCCAGCGCATCAACGCCGGCATGGGCACCCAGGAAGAGCTCGACAGCATTCTCGACATCGCGGACAACATGGAGGGCAAGACCATCTGCGCCCTCGCGGCGGCGGCCACCATGCCGACCCGCTCCTACATCAAGAAGTTCCGCGGCGAGTTCGAGGCCAAGTTCAAGCGCTCCCAGTCGCCTGTCGGCACTGTGGCCACCGTTTAG
- a CDS encoding 2Fe-2S iron-sulfur cluster-binding protein produces MATITLNGRQVEVPDGLNLIQAAEHVGVTIPHYCYHPGLPIDGNCRMCLVEIEGARGPQISCNTFVKDGMVVKTDTPAVEKMRKGVQEFLLLNHPIDCPICDQAGECRLQDYYMEYGQYENRSMVPKVEKNKVVDLGPLVVLDQERCILCSRCVRFCESVTETGELVIAGRGDKSRIETFPGMQLDNPYSGNVVDLCPVGALTSKDFRFKQRVWFLNTAKSVCVGCSNGCSVNIDHRAGMTYRYKPRHNAQVNEYWMCDAGRLSYKALNDNRLYAALVDGEEVPVGIALDAVIAKLKAAVAEHGADSVALVGSAHATLEANFVLKRLAAEVLKTSKLFGATLTPDGEADDFLIKADKTPNRKGLDFLGYDQSAEALKAAVASGSIKVLVAMDNDLVGEGGPEWAQLFKSVPFTVYMTKHHTPWAEMASVTLPIASHAEQFGSFVQAKGVLQKVMKAYDAQGDAAPSWEVVSSLARALGTDFGYDDVEQIWTDMSAAYEALNGMSFYGIPETGHQLPVAEMVGK; encoded by the coding sequence ATGGCGACGATTACGCTGAACGGCCGTCAGGTCGAGGTCCCGGATGGCCTCAACCTGATCCAGGCCGCCGAACACGTCGGGGTCACCATCCCCCACTACTGCTATCACCCCGGCCTGCCCATCGACGGCAACTGCCGCATGTGCCTGGTCGAGATCGAGGGGGCCCGCGGCCCCCAGATCTCCTGCAACACCTTCGTCAAGGACGGGATGGTCGTCAAGACCGACACCCCCGCCGTCGAGAAGATGCGCAAGGGCGTGCAGGAGTTCCTGCTGCTCAACCATCCCATCGACTGCCCCATCTGCGACCAGGCGGGCGAGTGCCGGCTCCAGGACTACTACATGGAGTACGGCCAGTACGAGAACCGCTCCATGGTCCCCAAGGTCGAGAAGAACAAGGTCGTCGACCTGGGGCCCCTGGTCGTGCTCGACCAGGAGCGCTGCATCCTGTGCTCGCGCTGCGTCCGCTTCTGCGAGTCGGTCACCGAGACCGGCGAGCTGGTCATCGCGGGCCGCGGCGACAAGAGCCGCATCGAGACCTTCCCCGGCATGCAGCTCGACAACCCCTACTCGGGTAACGTCGTGGACCTGTGCCCGGTGGGTGCCCTGACCTCCAAGGACTTCCGCTTCAAGCAGCGGGTGTGGTTCCTCAACACCGCCAAGTCGGTCTGCGTGGGCTGCTCCAACGGCTGCTCGGTCAACATCGACCACCGCGCCGGCATGACCTACCGCTACAAGCCCCGCCACAACGCCCAGGTCAACGAGTACTGGATGTGCGACGCGGGCCGCCTGAGCTACAAGGCCCTCAACGACAACCGCCTCTACGCCGCCCTGGTGGACGGCGAGGAGGTGCCCGTCGGCATCGCGCTCGACGCGGTCATCGCCAAGCTCAAGGCCGCGGTGGCCGAGCACGGCGCCGACTCGGTCGCGCTGGTGGGCTCGGCTCACGCCACCCTCGAGGCCAACTTCGTCCTCAAGCGCCTGGCCGCCGAGGTCCTCAAGACCTCGAAGCTGTTCGGCGCGACCCTCACCCCCGACGGCGAGGCCGACGACTTCCTGATCAAGGCCGACAAGACCCCCAACCGCAAGGGCCTGGACTTCCTGGGCTACGATCAGAGCGCCGAGGCCCTCAAGGCCGCGGTCGCCTCGGGTTCGATCAAGGTCCTGGTCGCGATGGACAACGACCTGGTCGGCGAGGGCGGTCCCGAGTGGGCCCAGCTCTTCAAGAGCGTTCCTTTCACCGTCTACATGACCAAGCACCACACCCCCTGGGCCGAGATGGCGTCAGTCACCCTGCCCATCGCCTCGCACGCCGAGCAGTTCGGCTCCTTCGTGCAGGCCAAGGGTGTGCTCCAGAAGGTCATGAAGGCTTACGACGCCCAGGGCGACGCGGCCCCCAGCTGGGAGGTCGTCTCCTCGCTGGCGCGCGCGCTCGGCACCGACTTCGGCTACGACGACGTGGAGCAGATCTGGACCGACATGAGCGCGGCCTACGAGGCGCTCAACGGCATGTCCTTCTACGGCATCCCGGAGACCGGGCACCAGCTGCCCGTCGCCGAGATGGTTGGAAAGTAG
- a CDS encoding complex I subunit 1 family protein produces the protein MTSNLLLDFVIVALKAVFLLLVLLVMAPVLIVLERKISAWIQDRPGPNRADIGGFRLAGFVYIVADAIKLFTKENFTPTNANRFYYYLAPAISVAVALSTGAVLPFADTLVFGDVSVPMQLLPINAGLLWFFGVASLGVYGIILAGWASNNKYSLLGALRGSAQIISYEIPMGLSVVGLLMAYQTLELNKIVLAQGGPLSFFGLFDLGFHVGPAWIGIPNWGVFIQPLAFIIFLVASYAETNRTPFDLVESEAEIVAGFHVEYSAMKFGMFFFAEYMAMVVASSIMTTLFFGGWQVPFFSTQALQQLSLPMIRVGLIGTIAVLALMAVGLFKLYQANKGRFGDARDNEGKILGVLVSALAVLIAAVLVATLSISALPVWGGVAFAAVAQFASFFVKMFLIASTFVWVRWTVPRFRYDQLMSLGWKTLLPLALANIFVTGVVILLMNHFKLGGGI, from the coding sequence ATGACTTCGAACCTGCTACTCGACTTCGTCATCGTCGCCCTCAAGGCGGTGTTCCTGCTCCTGGTCCTCCTGGTGATGGCTCCGGTCCTGATCGTGCTCGAGCGCAAGATCTCGGCCTGGATCCAGGACCGCCCCGGCCCCAACCGGGCCGACATCGGCGGCTTCCGCCTGGCCGGCTTCGTCTACATCGTGGCCGACGCGATCAAGCTCTTCACCAAGGAGAACTTCACCCCGACCAACGCCAACCGCTTCTATTACTACCTGGCGCCCGCCATCTCGGTGGCGGTCGCCCTCTCCACCGGAGCGGTCCTGCCCTTCGCCGACACCCTCGTCTTCGGCGACGTCTCGGTCCCCATGCAGCTGCTGCCCATCAATGCCGGCTTGCTGTGGTTCTTCGGCGTGGCCTCGCTCGGCGTCTACGGGATCATCCTGGCGGGCTGGGCCTCGAACAACAAGTACTCGCTGCTGGGCGCCCTGCGCGGCAGCGCGCAGATCATCAGCTACGAGATCCCCATGGGCCTCTCGGTCGTCGGCCTCCTGATGGCCTACCAGACCCTGGAGCTGAACAAGATCGTCCTGGCGCAGGGCGGTCCCCTGAGCTTCTTCGGCCTGTTCGACCTCGGCTTCCACGTCGGCCCGGCCTGGATCGGCATCCCCAACTGGGGCGTGTTCATCCAGCCCCTCGCCTTCATCATCTTCCTGGTCGCCTCGTACGCGGAGACCAACCGCACCCCCTTCGACCTGGTCGAGTCCGAGGCCGAGATCGTCGCGGGCTTCCACGTCGAGTACAGCGCCATGAAGTTCGGTATGTTCTTCTTCGCCGAGTACATGGCGATGGTCGTCGCCTCTAGCATCATGACCACGCTGTTCTTCGGCGGGTGGCAAGTCCCCTTCTTCAGCACCCAGGCGCTGCAGCAGCTTTCGCTGCCCATGATTCGCGTCGGCCTGATCGGCACCATCGCGGTGCTGGCGCTGATGGCGGTGGGCCTGTTCAAGCTCTACCAGGCCAACAAGGGCCGCTTCGGCGACGCGCGCGACAACGAGGGCAAGATCCTCGGCGTGCTCGTCAGCGCCCTGGCGGTGCTCATCGCCGCAGTCCTCGTCGCGACCCTCTCGATCAGCGCCCTTCCCGTCTGGGGCGGGGTGGCCTTCGCCGCGGTCGCGCAGTTCGCCTCGTTCTTCGTGAAGATGTTCCTGATCGCCAGCACCTTCGTCTGGGTCCGCTGGACCGTGCCCCGGTTCCGCTATGACCAGCTGATGAGCCTCGGCTGGAAGACCCTCCTGCCCCTGGCGCTCGCCAACATCTTCGTCACCGGCGTGGTGATTCTCCTGATGAATCACTTCAAGCTTGGAGGTGGGATCTAA
- a CDS encoding NADH-quinone oxidoreductase subunit I: protein MSLKVERPTSDIKEEIYLLAIVKGMGLTLKHLVSSLFNPRKLPIVEYPEQQKQFPAGYRGKHRLTKREDGSVRCVACYMCATACPAECIHIVAEESEDPTVEKRPARFDIDLLECVFCGMCVEACPVDAIRMDSGIYSFTDFNRKDFVITKEELMAVKPQGMPD, encoded by the coding sequence ATGTCGCTCAAGGTCGAACGCCCGACGTCGGACATCAAGGAGGAGATCTACCTCCTGGCCATCGTCAAGGGCATGGGTCTCACGCTCAAGCACCTGGTGTCGAGCCTCTTCAACCCTCGGAAGCTCCCCATCGTGGAGTACCCCGAGCAGCAGAAGCAGTTCCCCGCGGGCTACCGCGGCAAGCACCGCCTGACCAAGCGCGAGGACGGCTCGGTCCGCTGCGTGGCGTGCTACATGTGCGCCACGGCATGCCCTGCCGAGTGCATCCACATCGTGGCCGAGGAGTCCGAGGACCCCACGGTCGAGAAGCGCCCCGCGCGCTTCGACATCGACCTGCTGGAGTGCGTCTTCTGCGGGATGTGCGTCGAGGCGTGCCCGGTGGATGCCATCCGCATGGATTCGGGCATCTACTCGTTCACCGACTTCAATCGCAAGGACTTCGTCATCACCAAAGAAGAGCTGATGGCCGTCAAGCCGCAAGGCATGCCGGACTAG
- a CDS encoding NADH-quinone oxidoreductase subunit J yields MLSTILFYLLATVMVLGGFVTITRRHPLPAALSMVVSFMALSGLYALLSAQLIAILQILVYAGAIVALIVFVIMLLNVREENLDYHEAFFPQLGLAVAGLVPVVGLVLAAINKLPKDAFPPLNDPAYGSIELVGMFLYQNYVFVFEMVSILLTVAMVGVVLLAKRRI; encoded by the coding sequence ATGCTATCCACCATCCTGTTCTATCTCCTGGCCACGGTGATGGTCCTCGGCGGTTTCGTCACCATCACCCGGCGCCACCCCCTCCCCGCGGCCCTCTCGATGGTCGTCTCGTTCATGGCCCTCTCGGGGCTCTACGCCCTCTTGTCGGCGCAGCTCATCGCGATCCTGCAGATCCTGGTCTACGCCGGGGCCATCGTCGCGCTGATCGTCTTCGTCATCATGCTGCTCAACGTCCGCGAGGAGAACCTCGACTACCACGAGGCCTTCTTCCCGCAGCTGGGCCTGGCCGTGGCGGGCCTGGTGCCGGTGGTCGGGCTCGTGCTGGCGGCCATCAACAAGCTGCCGAAGGATGCCTTCCCCCCGCTCAACGATCCGGCTTACGGATCCATCGAGCTGGTCGGCATGTTCCTTTACCAGAACTACGTCTTCGTCTTCGAGATGGTCTCGATCCTGCTCACGGTCGCCATGGTCGGCGTCGTGCTCTTGGCGAAACGCCGGATTTAG
- the nuoK gene encoding NADH-quinone oxidoreductase subunit NuoK — MLTLQHFLIASVLMFATGVAGVVGRKNLFIVFMSIELMLNAVNLSFVAFARFMNQLDGHVFVFLVMAVAAAEAAIGLAIVILLFKNKESLNVDDFSVMKR; from the coding sequence ATGCTTACGCTGCAACACTTCCTGATCGCCAGCGTCCTGATGTTCGCCACCGGCGTCGCGGGCGTGGTCGGCCGCAAGAACCTGTTCATCGTCTTCATGTCGATCGAGCTGATGCTGAACGCGGTCAACCTGAGCTTCGTCGCCTTCGCCCGGTTCATGAACCAGCTCGACGGCCACGTCTTCGTCTTCCTCGTCATGGCCGTGGCCGCTGCCGAAGCCGCGATCGGGCTTGCGATCGTCATTTTGCTCTTCAAGAACAAGGAGTCGTTGAACGTCGACGACTTCTCCGTCATGAAGCGGTAG